The Vespula vulgaris chromosome 2, iyVesVulg1.1, whole genome shotgun sequence genome has a segment encoding these proteins:
- the LOC127062065 gene encoding NADH dehydrogenase [ubiquinone] iron-sulfur protein 5, with protein sequence MILRFIMESHIDKPGVITTSLTARLAQTYTAQLVPECANFELRAVECYEAYGFHGGQKRKLCQNYLDDLRECIYQTRSYYRIAVMRKERKRQYEEGIRDEIYAPSPIQDSS encoded by the exons ATGATACTAAG ATTTATTATGGAGTCGCATATTGACAAACCTGGAGTTATAACGACTTCACTCACAGCTCGATTAGCACAGACTTATACTGCTCAATTGGTACCTGAATGCGCAAACTTCGAGCTAAGAGCAGTAGAGTGTTACGAAGCTTATGGCTTTCATGGTGGACAAAAGAGGAAGTTGTGCCAAAACTATCTTGATGATCTTAGAGAATGTATATATCAAACAAGGTCTTATTATCGAATAGCTGTAATgcgcaaagaaagaaagcgccAATACGAAGAGGGAATTAGAGATGAAATTTATGCCCCATCACCGATTCAAGATTCGTCATAA
- the LOC127072713 gene encoding uncharacterized protein LOC127072713 — MGMITRVRGRVRANSLTVDKEKTAQSVCLLSAVLLLPYCPRGPLPLLPSPAPALYSALVLPVVLSANYRYPVYTLKALVGATAGGLSKAWKPLYRFLKRLYGPVDRAENLFLRMKNISVMANQIVFLMLADKVLVPKERMTCLYTLMFYNVIAYCVSYIKELIEKEDWTPYVTLTERSQIKHLAMSATKIVLEWTKAVTFVVTLTFMLLVFGLEQGLEHYKPSTMYTVLTWIYYSATEKVFVDMFPTILGYLQLEALENIENLYAPVILRYFTIGISAFFSLILLPTAPWRFLFVATYLNIYLRWKELMQNSGAALKREREILNRYRKATAEEIDRFDDVCSVCLCTMTKARVTPCHHLFHADCLRQCLKTSDSCPMCKRELKFD, encoded by the exons ATGGGTATGATAACGCGGGTGAGGGGTCGTGTGAGAGCGAACTCGCTGACAGTggacaaagaaaaaacggcACAAAGCGTTTGCCTCTTGAGTGCTGTTCTTTTGCTACCCTATTGTCCTCGTGGTCCACTACCACTTTTACCCTCACCGGCACCAGCCTTGTACTCGGCTTTGGTTTTACCTGTGGTATTAAGTGCCAATTACAGATACCCTGTTTACACGTTGAAAGCTCTCGTAGGGGCAACAgcag GTGGACTCTCGAAAGCTTGGAAACCACTTTATCGTTTCTTGAAACGTCTTTATGGGCCCGTCGATCGTGcggaaaatctttttctaaggATGAAAAACATTTCCGTGATGGCAAATCAAATAGTTTTCTTGATGCTCGCGGATAAAGTTTTGGTACCGAAGGAAAGAATGACCTGTCTTTATACTCTTATGTTTTATAACGTTATCGCTTATTGCGTGAGCTATATAAAGGAACTGATCGAAAAGGAAGACTGGACACCCTATGTTACTTTAACAGAAAGATCGCAGATCAAACATCTCGCTATGTCGGCCACGAAGATTGTCTTAGAGTGGACCAAGGCCGTTACATTCGTTGTTACTCTGACCTTCATGCTCCTCGTATTCGGTTTGGAACAAGGACTCGAACATTACAA gCCCTCGACGATGTATACCGTATTAACTTGGATCTATTATTCGGCAACAGAGAAAGTCTTCGTCGATATGTTCCCAACGATTCTAGGATATCTACAACTCGAAGCATTGGAGAACATCGAGAATCTCTATGCTCCTGTGATATTAAGATACTTTACTATTGGTATATCAGCTTTCTTCAGTCTTATACTCTTACCAACGGCACCCTGGAGATTTCTCTTTGTTGCAacttatttaaacatttatctGAGATGGAAGGAACTTATGCAAAATTCTGGGGCAGCATTAAAACGTGAACGGGAAATATTAAACCGATATAGAAAGGCCACTGCGGAGGAAATCGATAGGTTCGACGATGTCTGCTCCGTTTGCCTTTGTACCATGACAAAAGCCAGGGTGACACCCTGCCATCATCTCTTCCATGCGGATTGCCTCAGGCAATGTTTAAAGACTAGCGACAGCTGTCCCATGTGCAAGCGAGAACTTAAGTTCGACTGA
- the LOC127072711 gene encoding cytoplasmic tRNA 2-thiolation protein 2, with product MCSLNACSCDFNDDITPKIDAIQILNSDVCKKCRTNSTEIILRRKDGYCTSCFLINTTHKFRAALGKSKIIHRGDTILIGYCGRDNSTALLHLINSGMSETTHKKIIFNVVIFFIDDGIVEGYTVNERKKMLDTISKQVKMFGFVGYTASLQESLRENDVPNIYLMDAPEVVIDESDVISNMLNNLADDSAREELLRQLRHRLLILAARKLECNKVFVADCATNIAVNILSDISLGRGAQLSPDIDFSDTRYTDVMLLRPMKDFTKEEIIHYLSCNKLNAVRSSKQNRMSLSTSIQSLTNKFISQLNTEFHGTVSTVFRTGGKLSTELLACQNLEENSVCAMCNIPLDTKVTNDEISALQATTFSALLSSNNIDIDNTKVKANDLLNVNPEELTVQVNHSEENNQNEHNDSNITNGKQCTWNIEEYKRFKTQSLSSNDILKHLCYSCRLIFRSSDIKSIPSFVLNTIQTRLSHEIRPNEITDLLL from the exons ATGTGTTCTTTAAATGCTTGTTCATGCGATTTTAATGATGACATCACACCAAAAATTGATGCAATACAAATTTT aaATTCTGATGTGTGTAAAAAGTGTCGGACTAACAGcactgaaataatattaagaagaAAGGATGGATATTGCACATCttgttttttaatcaatacaACGCACAAATTCAGAGCAGCACTTGGTAAATCAAAAATCATCCATCGAGGAGATACAATACTTATTGGATATTGTGGTAGAGACAATTCAACTGCACTTCTACATTTGATTAATTCTGGAATGAGTGAAACGACTCacaaaaagattatatttaatgtagttatattttttatcgatg ATGGGATTGTAGAAGGATATACAgtaaatgaaaggaaaaaaatgttggaTACAATATCTAAACAAGTGAAAATGTTTGGATTTGTGGGATATACAGCATCTTTACAAGAATCTTTGCGTGAAAATGATGTTCCAAATATTTATCTGATGGATGCTCCAGAAGTTGTAATAGATGAAAGTGATGTTATATCAAATATGCTTAATAATTTAGCTGATGATAGTGCGAGGGAAGAATTATTACGACAGTTACGTCATAGACTTCTCATCTTAGCTGCAAGAAAACTAGAGTGCAATAAAGTATTTGTTGCTGATTGTGCAACAAATATTGCTGTTAATATATTGAGCGATATATCACTTGGTCGTGGTGCTCAGCTTTCTCCAGATATAGATTTCTCTGATACAAGATATACAGATGTTATGCTTCTTAGACCGATGAAAGATTTtacaaaagaggaaataatCCATTATTTAagttgtaataaattaaatgctGTACGATCTAGTAAACAAAACAGAATGAGTTTGTCAACTTCTATACAatcattaacaaataaattcatatctcAACTAAATACAGAGTTTCATGGAACTGTATCTACAGTTTTTCGTACAGGTGGAAAATTATCAACGGAATTACTCGCATGTCAAAATTTGGAAGAAAATTCAGTATGTGCAATGTGTAACATACCGTTAGATACAAAGGTAACAAATGATGAAATATCAGCTTTGCAAGCAACAACATTTTCTGCTCTTTTATCATCAAATAACATAGATATTGATAATACCAAAGTAAAAGCCAATGATTTACTTAATGTTAATCCAGAGGAATTAACAGTACAAGTAAATCATTCTGAAGAGAATAACCAAAATGAACACAACGACAGTAATATTACTAATGGAAAACAATGTACTTGGAATATCGAAGAATACAAAAGATTCAAAACGCAATCCCTCAGCtcaaatgatatattaaagcATCTTTGTTATTCGTGTCGATTGATCTTTCGATCTTCTGACATAAAATCTATACCTTCATTTGTATTAAATACTATTCAAACAAGATTATCACATGAAATTAGGCCGAATGAAATCacagatttattattataa
- the LOC127072720 gene encoding 39S ribosomal protein L40, mitochondrial gives MGLLSVLPVFSRLSKYAITCTHGISTYSNPLQFGITNMLLAEPLKKKKRLDPAVIRQREERKRKRLEKSIRRLQKYAKKLKPINELEIPLFLKTEEEERKRIVPPLSEEEEDRRVLLYKEWARYKNIQHKNDIKTIEGLILSQKRALRELKAESEELYNEAIQIDLTFLPYLRQGPCHTPPIKNYDSPDGEYIDITLKYPGET, from the exons atggGTCTTCTTAGTGTTTTACCTGTATTTTCAag aTTATCTAAATATGCTATCACATGTACGCATGGTATATCTACTTATAGTAATCCACTACAATTTGGTATAACCAATATGCTTCT CGCAGAaccattgaaaaaaaagaagagattagATCCAGCTGTAATTAgacaaagagaggaaagaaaaagaaaaagattggaAAAGTCAATTCGTCGTTTACAAAAATATGCTAAGAAATTAAAACCTATTAATGAATTGGAAATaccattatttttaaaaactgAAGAAGA agaaagaaaacgtatcGTTCCACCTTTAtccgaagaggaagaagatagaagagtaTTGTTATACAAAGAATGGgctagatataaaaatatacaacatAAGAATGATATTAAGACGATAGAAGGGTTAATTTTGTCTCAGAAAAGAGCACTGAGAGAGCTAAAAGCTGAATCAGAAGAATTATACAATGAAGCGATACAG attgATCTTACCTTTTTACCATATTTAAGACAAGGTCCTTGTCACACACCACCAATAAAAAACTATGATAGTCCAGATGgggaatatatagatataacattaaaatatccGGGTGAAACATAG